Proteins from a single region of Paenibacillus sp. BIHB 4019:
- a CDS encoding GNAT family N-acetyltransferase produces the protein MMEVQLLTPKQWNCYRNRLADFAVQYSDKRLTAASIQAFRALNSAQLVPSVDAANSEAAVSIARQGSRLLGVGFAINGSKQECFFVVHPEARELGVGTTVARSLISRLGQLTCHVAVDNIPSMALCFRLGMSAVSMFTGPTGKPTLRFERRTSNDAACTRNIDAIPQ, from the coding sequence ATGATGGAAGTGCAGCTGCTCACTCCTAAACAATGGAACTGCTATCGCAATCGACTGGCTGATTTTGCTGTTCAGTATAGCGATAAGAGATTGACAGCTGCCTCCATTCAAGCCTTTCGCGCCTTGAATTCTGCCCAGCTCGTCCCATCAGTTGATGCTGCAAATTCCGAGGCAGCCGTTTCAATTGCCAGGCAAGGCTCACGTTTACTTGGCGTGGGCTTCGCAATAAATGGCAGCAAGCAGGAATGCTTTTTCGTCGTTCATCCAGAAGCCCGCGAGCTTGGCGTCGGAACGACTGTCGCTCGGAGTTTAATAAGCAGATTAGGCCAATTAACCTGTCATGTTGCGGTCGACAACATTCCGAGCATGGCACTATGCTTCCGCCTTGGAATGAGCGCGGTATCTATGTTCACCGGACCGACCGGCAAGCCGACGCTACGTTTTGAAAGGAGAACTTCTAATGACGCAGCCTGTACTCGGAATATTGACGCTATACCTCAATGA
- a CDS encoding YheC/YheD family protein — protein MTQPVLGILTLYLNENGMLEERDIYRKMTTAGRKLGLDIIIFTPQDVNYKQNRIHALIYNETSKKWSRKWTPLPHMIFDRCRIQRTYRFDQLLQFRSRYSHLNFLNRPLRNKWTIHRTLIKDARFKNYLPAARIAENAQVVTEMLRKHPLIYLKPINGTGGRGILRIERKQSGSLLIQGRDQARRIISPQKINAASLSGYLSAWDLKGTRYIAQQGIHLKLPSGRVHDYRMLVQKNGEGAWSVTGCAGRVGPPGSVTSNLHGGGHAVPMNELLQQWVSDASLVKEIEADAEQFSINVAKHLEQVYGRLCELALDLAIDRKGQIWLLEVNPKPAREVFAQAGEREAYNQAIIKPLEYALWLYRQKKTGKAKNTITNTNNSSSLTHMDGLSKSSTDSA, from the coding sequence ATGACGCAGCCTGTACTCGGAATATTGACGCTATACCTCAATGAGAACGGTATGCTTGAAGAACGGGATATTTACCGTAAAATGACAACTGCTGGCCGCAAGCTGGGTCTCGACATTATTATTTTCACCCCTCAAGACGTCAACTACAAACAAAATCGCATTCATGCGTTAATTTATAATGAAACATCCAAAAAATGGTCGCGAAAATGGACCCCGCTTCCGCACATGATTTTTGACCGCTGCCGCATTCAACGTACTTATCGGTTCGATCAATTGCTGCAATTCCGATCCCGCTATAGCCATCTCAACTTCCTCAACCGCCCGCTTCGCAACAAATGGACGATACATCGAACATTGATAAAGGACGCCCGATTTAAAAACTATCTACCTGCAGCACGCATTGCAGAAAATGCCCAAGTCGTAACCGAGATGCTGCGCAAACATCCGCTTATTTACCTTAAACCGATTAACGGCACAGGTGGCAGAGGCATTTTGCGCATTGAGCGAAAACAAAGCGGAAGCCTTCTCATTCAAGGCCGCGATCAAGCAAGACGAATTATTAGCCCACAAAAAATAAATGCAGCCTCCTTAAGCGGCTATTTATCCGCATGGGATTTAAAAGGTACCCGTTATATAGCCCAGCAGGGCATCCACCTCAAGCTTCCAAGCGGACGTGTGCATGATTACCGCATGCTCGTCCAAAAAAACGGGGAAGGCGCTTGGAGCGTAACAGGCTGCGCGGGCCGAGTAGGGCCTCCTGGCAGCGTAACCTCCAACCTTCACGGAGGAGGCCATGCTGTTCCCATGAATGAACTGCTGCAGCAATGGGTAAGCGATGCCTCACTCGTTAAAGAGATCGAGGCGGACGCCGAACAGTTCAGCATTAATGTCGCCAAACATCTCGAGCAGGTTTATGGGCGGCTTTGTGAGCTTGCTCTCGATCTGGCTATTGACCGAAAGGGCCAAATCTGGCTGCTTGAAGTCAATCCCAAACCAGCAAGGGAAGTATTCGCCCAAGCGGGCGAGAGAGAGGCTTACAACCAGGCGATTATTAAACCTTTAGAATACGCCCTATGGCTTTATCGGCAGAAAAAAACTGGAAAAGCCAAAAACACCATTACTAATACCAACAACAGCAGCAGCTTGACCCATATGGATGGCTTAAGCAAATCCTCGACCGATTCCGCCTAA
- a CDS encoding HAD hydrolase-like protein: MAGEKWTKPEAVIFDMDGTLFETDTLLVSVHERLFQTLREEGLYNQPTPPIERLLSCLGMLLEDIWRKVMPDASEAAHRRADELMLRYELEHLEAGEGRLYPQAEEMLRKLKEYGIKLFVASNGLEEYVRGVARFKGIYDLFDGLYSAGEYQTATKVDLVAQLLKDHQIASAWMVGDRSSDVEAGKANGLKVIGCAYASYGRDTELAGADVLIAKLPDIVELLAEA, translated from the coding sequence ATGGCGGGAGAGAAGTGGACGAAGCCGGAAGCGGTTATTTTTGATATGGATGGAACGTTGTTTGAGACGGATACACTGTTAGTATCTGTTCACGAGCGGTTGTTTCAAACGTTGCGTGAAGAAGGCCTGTATAATCAGCCAACACCGCCTATTGAGCGGCTGCTCAGCTGCCTTGGCATGTTGCTGGAAGATATTTGGCGTAAAGTTATGCCTGACGCTTCAGAGGCGGCTCATAGACGCGCTGACGAGCTGATGCTGCGTTATGAGCTGGAACACCTGGAAGCAGGGGAAGGCAGATTGTATCCTCAAGCGGAAGAAATGCTGAGAAAGCTTAAGGAGTATGGCATCAAGCTGTTCGTAGCCAGCAACGGGCTGGAAGAATATGTGCGTGGTGTGGCACGCTTCAAGGGCATTTATGATTTGTTTGACGGATTGTATAGTGCAGGGGAATACCAAACGGCTACGAAAGTAGATTTGGTTGCTCAATTATTGAAAGATCATCAAATTGCATCGGCATGGATGGTTGGGGACCGTTCTTCTGATGTGGAGGCGGGAAAAGCAAACGGGCTTAAAGTAATTGGCTGCGCTTATGCAAGCTATGGACGAGATACCGAACTTGCGGGAGCAGATGTGCTGATTGCCAAGTTGCCGGATATCGTAGAGCTGTTGGCTGAGGCTTAA